GCCCATTTTGCATTTGCATCACTCGATGATTACACCTGCGGACTAACTGTTCATCATGGGTTGTCACTATCACTGTTGCTCCAAAAGAATTTAACTTTTGGAAAATTTGCATGATTTGCCAGGAATTCTCTGGATCAAGGTTTCCAGTTGGTTCATCTGCTAAAAGAATAGGTGGTGTTCCCGCGATTGCTCGTGCAATACCTACTCGTTGTTGCTCTCCACCCGAAAGCTGTTTTGGAAAGCATTCTGCTTTGGAATGTAAACCCACCAGTTTCAAACTAGGTTCTAAACGCCTTTGAATTTCCTTGCGCGTGTATCCTTGAGCTTTTAGCGCGAGACTAACATTTTCCGCCACTGTCCGCCGAGAAATAAGTTTATAGTCTTGAAACACAACACCAATGCGTCGGCGAAAAAATGATAAGCGATGGCCCCTCAAAGGTACCATATTGTACTCATTAACAATCACATCTCCCTGTGTTGGTAACTCATCCCCATACAACAGCTTTAAAAGCGTCGATTTACCAGAGCCACTTGCTCCTGTGACAAACAAAAATTCACCCTTTTTGACTTCCAAGTCTATATTGGCAAGAGCATGACAACCATTGGCATAAGTTTTCGACACAGAGCGCAATTGCACCATGAATTCAACATTACCATTTTGCTGTTTTGTTTCGCTGTTTTGAGTCAGGACGGATTTTTCAGGAGCTTTTCGCTTGGTTAATAGTAGCATTGGAGGAATAATAGTTCTAGATTTGAGATTGAATACAATCAGTATTCCCAGGTGAAATCTAGCAACCTTGAATTCAAAACAAGTTTTTTGGCAGTAGACCTCTCCAAAAATGGCTATGAAACCTTTACGACGCTTGCACTAAAAATCGATTTTTGGAGAGGTCTAGTAGAAAATTTTTCTGAGTACTTAATCGTTGGTAGGTATAGCAATTTGATTTGTGTGAAAGTGCCTGCGCGTAGCGCATCAATTGAGAGATACAGATCTCCGACAACTTTTACGAAGTCGGAGATCTTATTTTTGACAAATGATTTAGGATTGGGAAGGTGGACAACTAACAATAGTTTACAAATTTGACGTTACACCAACTCCTGACACTTGAAAAAACCGGTAAATTAAGGCTTTAAAGGCAAATTCAGGCAACGCCAACATTCTTCGCCAGCGCCAAGGTTCTTTATATAGCCGATATAGCCATTCTAAATTGTTATCTGCTAGCCAACTAGGAGCACGAGTTTTTATCCCTGACCAAATATCAAAACTCCCTCCAACACCAATCCATATTGCTTGAGGACACAAATGGCGATTATTAGCAATCCATAACTCTTGACGTGGAACTCCTAAACCAACAAAAATCACTTGTGGCTGTAGTTGCACAAGAGTTTGTCGCAATTGTTCTTCTTCTTGTTGTGAATGAAAGCCAGAGTGAGTACCAACTACGACCAAATCTGGAATTTGAGAGAGCCAAAACTCTGATGCTTTTGCGGCTACACCAGGCGCTCCTCCGTAGAAAAAGACCTTTGCCTTAGTCTGTGTCTGTCCAAGTTTTTGCAAAAGTTTTTCTGCTAATTCAATTCCGGGAGTTCTCTGGACTTTTTGCTGCAATAGCCATTGCAGGTAGAGAACAACTCCCGCTCCATCTGGAACCACTAACTCAGCAGTCTGTATGATCTTTGCTAGGGAGGAATTCCGCTCTGCTTGCATGGTCATTTCTGCATTCAGAGTGACGACATGAACTCCTGTACCCTGCTGCAAACCTTCTAGCAACCAGCTTGGATAGTCAGTTGTCACATGAACTGGTAACCCCAAGACTGAAAACTTTCTAGGCAGTTTAGACATAGCCTATTCTTTATGAGCCTCGCACCAACTACATAGATAGAACAATAGCTTATCAAATTGTTTCCAGAAGTTTAAGTGAGGGAATTTTACAAAATAGATGTTGTGAGGGCACTCTCCGGTAAATTACGGAGATTCCAAAAAGTAGATCAAAACTCAGCATTGTAACTTACGCACTGTACAAATAAATCATGATATGTATCTAGGACTTGCGCCGGAAAAAACTTACGAGTCAGAGTTATAAATCTTGCCGTAGCAAAAAAACTTCATAAGAGGTGAAACTCGCGCTTTTACAAAGATTGATGCTCTCCGGCAGACTTCACGCGCAACCTAGTCTGCTGGCAAGGAACTCCAGTTAAGTTTCAATAAAAATGAAGCAGCATAACTTGTGGTATCTATTTAGATGTTAGGCTACTCCCTATAGAACTCAGGATGCACAATAGAATCTATCTATATCAGGTACTACTCCTAAGCAGGAGAAACATTTTGTGTTTGTGTTTTTATTGTTAAAGCTAATGTTAAAGAAGGATAATTATAAACTCGGGTGTATTTTAATCTAACACACAAGCTGTGGAGACTTAAGCGGGCAAGTATCTTATCAAATTCTGTGACAAAAAGGGGATGCCTTTAT
This portion of the Brasilonema sennae CENA114 genome encodes:
- a CDS encoding WecB/TagA/CpsF family glycosyltransferase, coding for MSKLPRKFSVLGLPVHVTTDYPSWLLEGLQQGTGVHVVTLNAEMTMQAERNSSLAKIIQTAELVVPDGAGVVLYLQWLLQQKVQRTPGIELAEKLLQKLGQTQTKAKVFFYGGAPGVAAKASEFWLSQIPDLVVVGTHSGFHSQQEEEQLRQTLVQLQPQVIFVGLGVPRQELWIANNRHLCPQAIWIGVGGSFDIWSGIKTRAPSWLADNNLEWLYRLYKEPWRWRRMLALPEFAFKALIYRFFQVSGVGVTSNL
- the ftsE gene encoding cell division ATP-binding protein FtsE, whose product is MLLLTKRKAPEKSVLTQNSETKQQNGNVEFMVQLRSVSKTYANGCHALANIDLEVKKGEFLFVTGASGSGKSTLLKLLYGDELPTQGDVIVNEYNMVPLRGHRLSFFRRRIGVVFQDYKLISRRTVAENVSLALKAQGYTRKEIQRRLEPSLKLVGLHSKAECFPKQLSGGEQQRVGIARAIAGTPPILLADEPTGNLDPENSWQIMQIFQKLNSFGATVIVTTHDEQLVRRCNHRVMQMQNGRLYPRT